In Vogesella indigofera, a single window of DNA contains:
- a CDS encoding FTR1 family iron permease translates to MFIVWRESVEAMLVIGILHAWLSQNPAAGGKRWLWGGVLAGLLLAALLALGLFAASEVFGSYQELFQAAMVFSAAALIVHMVLWMREHGRSLKRELEAGLAASRARNNGWGILLLVALAVGREGSETVVFLYGTLSGSEGAALWPLLLAGVAGFLLALLSFWLLQLGGRYLSWRLFFRATEIMLLLLAAALFTSGIDKLISLDILPALVDPLWDSSALLDDMSASGGVVSALTGYRAHPALMTLLAYAGYWLAVLALMRWRSRRVATRLAA, encoded by the coding sequence TTGTTTATCGTCTGGCGCGAGAGTGTCGAAGCGATGCTGGTGATCGGCATCCTGCACGCGTGGCTGTCGCAAAACCCGGCCGCCGGCGGCAAGCGCTGGCTGTGGGGCGGGGTGCTGGCCGGGCTGCTGCTGGCGGCGCTGCTGGCACTGGGGCTGTTTGCCGCCAGCGAGGTGTTCGGCAGCTACCAGGAGCTGTTCCAGGCGGCGATGGTGTTCAGCGCCGCGGCGCTGATCGTGCACATGGTGTTGTGGATGCGCGAGCACGGCCGCAGCCTGAAGCGCGAGCTGGAGGCCGGCCTTGCCGCCAGCCGCGCGCGCAATAACGGCTGGGGCATCCTGCTGCTGGTGGCGCTGGCGGTCGGCCGCGAAGGCAGCGAAACCGTGGTCTTCCTGTACGGCACGCTGTCCGGCAGCGAGGGCGCCGCGCTGTGGCCGCTGCTGCTGGCCGGGGTCGCCGGCTTCCTGCTGGCGCTGCTGTCGTTCTGGCTGCTGCAGCTGGGCGGGCGCTACCTGTCGTGGCGGCTGTTCTTCCGCGCCACCGAAATCATGCTGCTGTTGCTGGCGGCGGCGCTGTTCACCAGCGGCATCGACAAGCTGATCTCGCTGGACATCCTGCCGGCACTGGTCGATCCGCTGTGGGACAGCTCGGCGCTGCTGGACGACATGAGCGCCAGCGGCGGCGTGGTATCGGCGCTGACGGGCTACCGCGCCCACCCGGCGCTAATGACGCTGCTGGCCTACGCCGGCTACTGGCTGGCGGTGCTGGCGCTGATGCGCTGGCGCAGCCGCCGCGTGGCGACAAGGTTGGCCGCATGA
- the phoB gene encoding phosphate regulon transcriptional regulator PhoB encodes MAANILLVEDEPAIQELIAFNLTQAGHHVLRASTAEAALMLVKNALPDLILLDWMLPGASGVEIARKLRGDERTRQIPIIMLTARSEEQDKVQGLEAGADDYITKPFSPREMLARIKAVLRRRAPQMTDDAVEVKGLRLDPATHRVQGNGDTIDLGPTEFRLLHFFMTHAERVHSRTQLLDQVWGDHIFVEERTVDVHIRRLRSALEATGHDALIQTVRGTGYRFSAQG; translated from the coding sequence ATGGCTGCCAATATCCTGCTTGTCGAAGACGAGCCCGCGATCCAGGAACTGATTGCCTTCAACCTGACCCAGGCCGGCCATCACGTGTTGCGCGCCAGTACCGCCGAGGCGGCGCTGATGCTGGTGAAGAATGCCTTGCCGGACCTGATCCTGCTGGACTGGATGCTGCCGGGTGCCTCCGGTGTCGAGATCGCGCGCAAACTGCGCGGCGACGAGCGCACCCGCCAGATCCCGATCATCATGCTCACCGCCCGCTCCGAGGAGCAGGACAAGGTGCAGGGGCTGGAGGCCGGCGCCGACGACTACATCACCAAGCCGTTCTCGCCGCGCGAGATGCTGGCGCGCATCAAGGCGGTGCTGCGCCGCCGCGCGCCGCAGATGACCGACGACGCGGTCGAGGTGAAGGGGCTGCGCCTGGATCCGGCCACCCACCGCGTGCAGGGCAACGGCGACACCATCGACCTCGGCCCCACCGAATTCCGCCTGCTGCACTTCTTCATGACCCACGCCGAACGCGTGCACTCGCGCACCCAACTGCTGGACCAGGTGTGGGGCGACCACATCTTCGTCGAGGAACGCACCGTCGACGTGCACATCCGCCGCCTGCGCAGCGCGCTGGAGGCCACCGGCCATGACGCGCTGATCCAGACCGTGCGCGGTACCGGCTACCGTTTCTCGGCACAGGGGTAA
- a CDS encoding phage holin family protein, whose protein sequence is MADTPRPRPGSLASLLHGLGALLSSRAELARLEWQEQQERLLLQTMLAGLAVVLLLAALIALLLFVALVTPAAWRATVMGVLALLLAGSGIGLLLALRRRAERAPAAFACTLQELRKDWQALSGKEQP, encoded by the coding sequence ATGGCGGACACTCCGCGCCCGCGCCCGGGCAGTCTTGCCTCGCTGCTGCACGGGCTGGGCGCGCTGCTGTCCAGCCGTGCCGAACTGGCACGGCTGGAGTGGCAGGAACAACAGGAGCGCCTGCTGCTGCAGACCATGCTGGCGGGGCTGGCGGTGGTGCTGCTGCTGGCGGCGCTGATTGCGCTGCTGCTGTTCGTGGCGCTGGTGACGCCGGCGGCGTGGCGCGCCACGGTGATGGGGGTGCTCGCGCTGCTGCTGGCCGGCAGCGGCATCGGCCTGCTGCTGGCGCTGCGGCGGCGGGCGGAACGCGCGCCGGCGGCGTTCGCCTGCACGCTGCAGGAGCTGCGCAAGGACTGGCAGGCGCTGTCCGGCAAGGAGCAGCCATGA
- a CDS encoding 4Fe-4S binding protein, with the protein MKPHDCTTAPAARPWLARVGDGLQRHAPLIRRLQWLVVAVYLLLIVLPVLTPLPDETAHLWNHVTLIAQFAFWGIWWPFVLLSMVLFGRLWCGVLCPEGALSEWAARHGKARPIPRWLRWPGWPFTAFVLTTVYGQMVSVYQYPQAVLLVLGGSTVAAVWVGYYYTRGKRAWCRYLCPVNGVFALLAKLAPLHFRVSEQAWQASLDNKRVLPIKAVDCAPLLPIRQMEGASGCHMCGRCSSHRDAVTLSARSPADEVVRLGARDADGWQSALILFGLLGVAIGAFHWSASPWFVTLRTALAEWLIERDLLWPLDADAPWWLLTNYPLRNDVFSWLDGGLLLAYIAATAIALGGLCSLLLAAAVACHGWQRQRFHHLVQALIPLAGCGVFLGLTTVTLSLLRSEHIVWPWVNDVRLLLLLGANGWSLWLAARIGAGWQRSRLRQALALLPFCAALLWIDSAWGWLFWWW; encoded by the coding sequence ATGAAACCGCACGACTGCACCACGGCGCCAGCCGCGCGGCCGTGGCTGGCGCGGGTCGGTGATGGCCTGCAGCGGCACGCGCCGCTGATCCGCCGCCTGCAGTGGCTGGTGGTGGCGGTATACCTGCTGCTGATCGTGCTGCCGGTGCTGACGCCGCTGCCGGACGAAACCGCGCACCTGTGGAACCACGTCACCCTGATCGCACAGTTTGCGTTCTGGGGCATCTGGTGGCCGTTCGTGCTGCTGTCCATGGTGCTGTTCGGCCGGCTGTGGTGCGGCGTGCTGTGCCCGGAGGGCGCGCTGTCGGAATGGGCGGCGCGTCACGGCAAGGCGCGGCCGATTCCGCGCTGGCTGCGCTGGCCGGGCTGGCCGTTCACCGCCTTCGTGCTGACCACGGTGTACGGGCAGATGGTCAGCGTCTACCAGTATCCGCAGGCGGTGCTGCTGGTGCTGGGCGGCTCCACCGTCGCCGCGGTGTGGGTCGGCTACTACTACACCCGCGGCAAGCGCGCCTGGTGCCGCTACCTGTGCCCGGTCAACGGCGTGTTCGCGCTGCTGGCCAAGCTGGCGCCGCTGCATTTCCGCGTCAGCGAGCAGGCGTGGCAGGCGTCGCTGGACAACAAGCGCGTGCTGCCGATCAAGGCGGTGGACTGTGCACCGCTGCTGCCCATCCGCCAGATGGAAGGCGCCAGCGGCTGTCACATGTGCGGCCGCTGCAGCAGCCACCGCGACGCGGTGACGCTCAGCGCCCGTTCGCCAGCCGACGAGGTGGTGCGCCTCGGCGCGCGCGACGCCGACGGCTGGCAGAGCGCGCTGATCCTGTTCGGCCTGCTCGGCGTCGCCATTGGCGCCTTCCACTGGAGCGCCAGCCCGTGGTTCGTCACCCTGCGTACGGCGCTGGCGGAGTGGCTGATTGAGCGCGACCTGCTGTGGCCGCTGGACGCCGACGCGCCGTGGTGGCTGCTGACCAACTACCCGCTGCGCAACGACGTGTTCAGCTGGCTGGACGGCGGCCTGCTGCTGGCCTACATCGCCGCCACCGCCATCGCGCTGGGTGGGCTGTGCAGCCTGCTGCTGGCGGCGGCGGTGGCCTGCCACGGCTGGCAGCGGCAGCGCTTCCACCACCTGGTGCAGGCGCTGATCCCGCTGGCCGGCTGCGGCGTATTCCTCGGCCTCACCACCGTCACCCTCAGCCTGCTGCGCAGCGAACACATCGTGTGGCCGTGGGTCAACGACGTGCGCTTGCTGCTGTTGCTGGGTGCCAATGGCTGGTCGCTGTGGCTGGCGGCGCGCATCGGCGCCGGCTGGCAACGCAGCCGACTGCGCCAGGCGCTGGCACTGCTGCCGTTCTGCGCCGCGCTGCTGTGGATAGACAGCGCCTGGGGCTGGCTGTTCTGGTGGTGGTAA
- the phoR gene encoding phosphate regulon sensor histidine kinase PhoR, with the protein MTDFARRSLGWLFAISSIAFGFSLIYGPDIGLLVLSGQLLLWLGFHLHHIGLLLRWLERPAPGRIPEGYGIWHNAFMALYRQARKQKQSKRKLASILDRFINAGEAMPDGVVVLDEYDRIEWVNPVGVEHFGLDPKADVGNQILNLVRQPSFHTYMAAQSYSQPLILHSPTPDERVLSIQLVPFDITRKLLLSRDITQLERVQTVHRDFVANVSHELRTPLTVVGGFLETLSDMPEVDDATLRQFLALMLEQSRRMQSLVEDLLTLSRIENSPRSMQQETVNMDQLLDTLMVEAEGLSQGRHQITLDNHCHRWLRGNVQELHSAFGNLVSNAVRYTPEGGSITLAWQEADEGRAVFSVSDTGIGIPREHLPRLTERFYRVDRGRSRGNGGTGLGLAIVKHVLARHQARLEVHSEPDKGSCFSVIFNAEQLAAHE; encoded by the coding sequence TTGACTGACTTTGCGCGGCGTTCGCTGGGCTGGCTGTTCGCCATCAGCAGCATCGCTTTCGGCTTTTCGCTGATCTACGGCCCGGACATCGGGCTGCTGGTGCTGTCCGGTCAGCTGCTGCTGTGGCTGGGCTTCCACCTGCACCATATCGGCCTGCTGCTGCGCTGGCTGGAGCGGCCGGCCCCCGGCCGCATCCCGGAAGGCTACGGCATCTGGCACAACGCGTTCATGGCGCTGTACCGCCAGGCGCGCAAGCAGAAGCAGAGCAAGCGCAAGCTGGCCAGCATCCTCGACCGCTTCATCAACGCCGGCGAGGCGATGCCGGACGGCGTGGTGGTACTCGACGAGTACGACCGCATCGAGTGGGTCAACCCGGTCGGCGTCGAACACTTCGGGCTGGACCCAAAGGCCGATGTCGGCAACCAGATCCTCAACTTGGTGCGCCAGCCCTCGTTCCATACCTATATGGCGGCGCAGAGCTACAGCCAGCCGCTGATCCTGCACAGCCCGACCCCGGACGAGCGCGTGCTGTCCATCCAGCTGGTGCCGTTCGACATCACCCGCAAGCTGCTGCTGTCGCGCGACATCACCCAGCTGGAACGGGTGCAGACCGTGCACCGCGACTTCGTCGCCAACGTGTCGCACGAGCTGCGCACGCCGCTGACCGTGGTCGGCGGCTTCCTGGAGACGCTGTCGGACATGCCGGAGGTCGACGACGCCACCCTGCGCCAGTTCCTGGCGCTGATGCTGGAACAGTCGCGGCGGATGCAGAGCCTGGTCGAGGACCTGCTGACGCTGTCGCGTATCGAGAACAGCCCGCGCAGCATGCAGCAGGAAACGGTGAACATGGACCAGCTGCTGGACACGCTGATGGTGGAAGCCGAAGGCCTGTCGCAGGGCCGTCACCAGATCACGCTGGACAACCACTGCCACCGCTGGCTGCGCGGCAACGTACAGGAACTGCACTCGGCGTTCGGCAACCTGGTGTCCAACGCGGTACGCTACACCCCGGAAGGCGGCAGCATCACCCTCGCCTGGCAGGAGGCGGACGAGGGTCGCGCCGTGTTCAGCGTCAGCGATACCGGCATCGGCATCCCGCGCGAACACCTGCCGCGGCTGACCGAGCGCTTCTACCGCGTCGACCGCGGCCGTTCGCGCGGCAACGGCGGTACCGGCCTCGGCCTGGCCATCGTCAAGCACGTGCTGGCGCGCCACCAGGCGCGGCTGGAAGTGCACAGCGAGCCGGACAAGGGCAGCTGCTTCAGCGTGATCTTCAACGCCGAACAGCTGGCCGCCCACGAATGA
- the gap gene encoding type I glyceraldehyde-3-phosphate dehydrogenase: MALKLAINGYGRIGRMVLRAWQERFAGQDIEIVAINDLGNPELHTHLTKYDSIHGPFPGTVELAGDKLVVNGKAIQLLSVRNPAELPWGEMGVDIVLECTGIFTKRDKAGLHLQAGAKKVLISAPADDADATIVFGVNDNTLRGEMSIVSNASCTTNCLAPLVKPLNDAIGVAHGLMTTVHSYTNDQVLLDTEHSDLRRARSAALSMIPTKTGAAAAVGLVLPELKGKLDGFAVRVPTANVSLVDLTFTASRDTSVAEVNEIVTAAANGALKGVLAVNTLPLVSIDFMHNPASSVFDASLTRVIEGRQVKVLSWYDNEWGFSNRMLDTARAWAAAK, translated from the coding sequence ATGGCACTGAAACTGGCAATTAACGGCTATGGCCGTATCGGTCGCATGGTACTGCGTGCCTGGCAGGAACGCTTTGCCGGGCAGGATATTGAAATCGTTGCCATCAACGATCTGGGCAACCCGGAACTGCACACCCACCTGACCAAGTACGACTCCATCCACGGCCCGTTCCCCGGCACCGTGGAACTGGCCGGCGACAAGCTGGTGGTCAACGGCAAGGCTATCCAGTTGCTGTCGGTACGCAACCCGGCCGAGCTGCCGTGGGGCGAGATGGGGGTGGACATCGTGCTGGAATGCACCGGCATCTTCACCAAGCGCGACAAGGCCGGCCTGCACCTGCAAGCCGGTGCCAAGAAGGTGCTGATCTCCGCCCCGGCGGATGATGCCGACGCCACCATCGTGTTCGGCGTCAACGACAACACCCTGCGCGGCGAGATGAGCATCGTCTCCAACGCCAGCTGCACCACCAACTGCCTGGCACCGCTGGTGAAGCCGCTGAACGACGCCATCGGCGTCGCCCACGGCCTGATGACCACCGTGCACTCCTACACCAATGACCAGGTGCTGCTGGATACCGAACACAGCGACCTGCGCCGCGCCCGTTCCGCCGCGCTGTCGATGATCCCGACCAAGACCGGCGCCGCCGCCGCGGTAGGCCTGGTGCTGCCGGAGCTGAAAGGCAAGCTGGATGGCTTCGCCGTGCGCGTGCCGACCGCCAACGTGTCGCTGGTGGACCTGACCTTCACCGCCAGCCGCGACACCAGCGTGGCCGAGGTGAACGAGATCGTGACCGCCGCCGCGAACGGTGCGCTGAAGGGCGTGCTGGCGGTGAACACTCTGCCACTAGTGTCCATCGACTTCATGCACAACCCGGCGTCCAGCGTGTTCGACGCCTCGCTGACCCGCGTGATCGAAGGCCGCCAGGTGAAGGTGCTGTCCTGGTACGACAACGAGTGGGGCTTCTCCAACCGCATGCTGGATACCGCACGCGCCTGGGCTGCCGCCAAGTGA
- a CDS encoding Lrp/AsnC family transcriptional regulator: MDKFDRKIIAALHENARLSYAELARRVSLSAPAVAERVEKLERSGVIAGYRAIINPEKLGYPIQCLIELTVKNLEYYGVLETLKTMPEITECYSITGSSGLMIKVAVDNMATLQQVIARLMQYGDTKTSIVIDVPVGARMPGWRDDE, encoded by the coding sequence ATGGACAAGTTTGACCGCAAAATCATTGCTGCACTGCATGAAAACGCCCGTCTCAGCTACGCCGAACTGGCTCGCCGCGTCAGCCTGTCGGCGCCGGCTGTTGCCGAAAGAGTGGAAAAACTGGAGCGTTCCGGTGTCATTGCCGGATATCGGGCAATAATCAACCCGGAAAAGCTGGGTTACCCGATCCAGTGCCTGATCGAGCTGACGGTGAAAAACCTGGAATACTACGGCGTGCTGGAGACGCTGAAGACGATGCCGGAGATCACCGAGTGCTACTCGATCACCGGCAGCAGCGGGCTGATGATCAAGGTGGCAGTCGACAATATGGCCACCCTGCAGCAGGTGATCGCGCGGCTGATGCAGTACGGCGACACCAAGACCTCGATCGTGATCGACGTGCCGGTCGGCGCGCGGATGCCGGGCTGGCGCGACGACGAGTAA
- a CDS encoding cupredoxin domain-containing protein, with product MRARHILPLLALLLAGTAHAEELPVFRLELNDGQLKPARLLVPAGKRFKIEIFNRGKTPVEFESLQLRKEKVLAPGAQSFVVFNPLSAGEYKFFDEFHMATAQGVLVVK from the coding sequence ATGCGTGCACGCCATATCCTGCCGCTGCTGGCCCTGCTGCTGGCCGGCACCGCCCACGCCGAGGAATTGCCGGTCTTCCGGCTGGAACTGAACGACGGCCAGCTGAAGCCGGCACGCTTGCTGGTGCCGGCCGGCAAGCGCTTCAAGATAGAGATCTTCAATCGCGGCAAGACGCCGGTGGAGTTCGAAAGCCTGCAGCTGCGCAAGGAAAAGGTGCTGGCTCCCGGCGCGCAGAGCTTCGTGGTGTTCAACCCGCTCAGCGCCGGCGAGTACAAGTTTTTTGACGAATTCCACATGGCGACGGCACAGGGCGTGCTGGTCGTGAAGTAA
- a CDS encoding DUF883 family protein: protein MPDQILNAEKEKLLADVRSVLNHTEELLAGAGEEGGAKAQELRTKLSANLKLAKERLLDAEKLTVAKARAAAKVTDQYVHEHPWKAIGIAAAIAFLLGLLVSRR from the coding sequence ATGCCCGATCAAATCCTTAACGCCGAGAAAGAAAAACTGCTGGCCGATGTGCGCAGCGTGCTCAACCACACCGAGGAGCTGCTGGCCGGTGCCGGCGAGGAAGGCGGCGCCAAGGCGCAGGAGCTGCGCACCAAGCTCAGCGCCAACCTGAAACTGGCCAAGGAACGGCTGCTGGACGCGGAAAAGCTGACGGTGGCCAAAGCCCGCGCGGCGGCCAAGGTCACCGACCAGTACGTGCATGAACACCCGTGGAAAGCGATCGGCATCGCCGCCGCCATCGCCTTCCTGCTCGGGCTGCTGGTGTCGCGCCGCTGA
- a CDS encoding iron transporter, whose protein sequence is MKKSMIPALALPVLLGLSLSAQALEYPIGKPQLKGGMEIAAVYLQPVKMEPDGMMRKAEQSDIHLEADIHATASNKNGLAEGDWVPYLLIKYEISKVGGKDSISGDFMPMVASDGPHYGDNIKLQGPGKYKLKYTILPPSMNPHAHFGRHVDKETGVAPWFQPIELNYEFTYAGIGKKGGY, encoded by the coding sequence ATGAAAAAAAGCATGATCCCGGCGCTGGCACTGCCCGTGCTGCTTGGCCTCAGCCTGTCGGCTCAGGCGCTGGAATACCCGATCGGCAAGCCGCAGCTGAAAGGCGGCATGGAGATCGCCGCCGTCTACCTGCAGCCGGTGAAGATGGAACCGGACGGCATGATGCGCAAGGCGGAACAGTCCGACATCCACCTCGAAGCCGATATCCACGCCACCGCCAGCAACAAGAACGGCCTGGCCGAGGGTGACTGGGTACCGTATCTGCTGATCAAGTACGAGATCAGCAAGGTCGGCGGCAAGGACAGCATCAGCGGCGACTTCATGCCGATGGTGGCCTCCGACGGCCCGCACTACGGCGACAACATCAAGCTGCAAGGCCCGGGCAAGTACAAGCTGAAGTACACCATCCTGCCGCCGAGCATGAACCCGCACGCCCACTTCGGCCGTCATGTCGACAAGGAAACCGGCGTCGCGCCGTGGTTCCAGCCGATCGAGCTGAACTACGAATTCACCTACGCCGGTATCGGCAAGAAGGGCGGCTACTAA
- a CDS encoding MGMT family protein, with product MAPEFEHAVLRALREIPPGRVSTYGTLAALAGYPRHARHVGALLGRLPAELALPWFRVVGSGGRIARPGSEGADYQRLLLLQDGIELDGKGRVDLFRYGWPPAYFLR from the coding sequence ATGGCGCCGGAGTTCGAACACGCGGTGCTGCGCGCGCTGCGCGAGATCCCGCCGGGGAGGGTCAGCACCTACGGCACGCTGGCGGCGCTGGCCGGCTACCCGCGCCACGCACGCCATGTCGGCGCGCTCTTGGGGCGGCTGCCGGCGGAGCTGGCGCTGCCGTGGTTCCGCGTGGTCGGCAGCGGCGGCCGCATCGCGCGGCCGGGCAGCGAGGGCGCCGACTACCAGCGCCTGCTGCTGCTGCAGGACGGCATCGAGCTGGACGGCAAGGGTCGCGTCGACCTGTTCCGCTACGGCTGGCCGCCGGCGTACTTCCTGCGCTGA
- a CDS encoding MBL fold metallo-hydrolase, whose translation MSLQLQVVPVTPFQQNCSVIWCDVTRRAAVVDAGGDIDRILAFVREHDLTVEKLLLTHGHIDHAGGARALADALGVAIEGPQRAESFWLDQLPSQGTMFGFPRSEPLTPERWLEEGDTVTVGEEVLDVLHCPGHTPGHVVFVSHAANLCIVGDVLFQGSIGRTDFPMGNHQQLIDAIRGKLFALPDDMVVVPGHGPFTTIGEERRSNPFVADRRYG comes from the coding sequence ATGTCCCTGCAACTGCAAGTCGTCCCGGTGACGCCGTTCCAGCAAAACTGTTCCGTGATCTGGTGCGATGTCACCCGCCGTGCCGCCGTGGTCGACGCCGGCGGCGACATCGACCGCATTCTTGCCTTCGTGCGCGAACACGACCTGACGGTGGAAAAGCTGCTGCTCACCCACGGCCACATCGACCACGCCGGCGGCGCCCGCGCGCTGGCCGATGCGCTGGGGGTGGCGATCGAAGGCCCGCAGCGGGCGGAAAGCTTCTGGCTCGACCAGCTGCCAAGCCAGGGCACCATGTTCGGCTTTCCGCGCAGCGAGCCACTGACGCCGGAGCGCTGGCTGGAAGAGGGCGACACGGTGACGGTGGGCGAGGAAGTGCTGGATGTGCTGCACTGTCCCGGTCACACCCCGGGTCATGTGGTGTTCGTCAGTCATGCGGCCAACCTTTGCATCGTCGGCGACGTGCTGTTCCAGGGCAGCATCGGGCGCACCGACTTCCCGATGGGCAACCACCAGCAACTGATCGACGCCATCCGCGGCAAGCTGTTCGCGCTGCCGGACGACATGGTGGTGGTGCCGGGCCATGGCCCCTTTACCACTATAGGAGAGGAGCGGCGCAGCAACCCCTTCGTTGCCGACCGCCGCTACGGCTGA
- the tal gene encoding transaldolase: MNRLQAIRPFGQRLWLDNLSRELIASGELARLLADDGIAGVTSNPAIFHKAISTDPRYRDELAQLKADATLSAEQRYETLVIADIQAACDLTLPQYRATAGDDGYVSLEVSPALAHDEAGTLAAARRLWVAIDRPNAMIKIPATAPGIAAFRQLTAEGINVNITLLFSLKQVEAVWDAYIAGLTARHAAGQPLRHVKAVASFFLSRVDSLLDPQLPAALQGKAAIALAKAAYRHYLQRFHGAEFVALHAAGARPQFLLWASTGTKNKAYSDVLYVESLIGADTVNTVPDATLALFRDHGHAAATLATDGDAALATLAAAQAAGIDFDAVGEQLQRDGLALFEQAFAELLQLTA; this comes from the coding sequence ATGAATCGTCTACAAGCCATCCGCCCCTTCGGCCAGCGTCTCTGGCTGGACAACCTGTCGCGCGAACTGATCGCCAGCGGCGAACTGGCCCGCTTGCTGGCCGACGACGGCATCGCCGGCGTCACCTCCAACCCGGCCATCTTCCACAAGGCGATCAGCACCGACCCGCGCTACCGCGACGAGCTGGCGCAGCTGAAAGCCGACGCCACGCTGAGCGCCGAACAGCGCTACGAAACGCTGGTCATCGCCGACATCCAGGCCGCCTGCGACCTCACCCTACCGCAATACCGGGCCACCGCCGGCGACGACGGCTACGTGTCGCTGGAAGTGTCGCCGGCACTGGCGCACGACGAAGCCGGCACCCTCGCCGCCGCGCGCCGGCTGTGGGTCGCTATCGACCGTCCCAACGCGATGATCAAGATCCCGGCCACGGCGCCAGGCATCGCCGCCTTCCGCCAGCTGACCGCCGAGGGCATCAACGTCAACATCACGCTGCTGTTCTCACTGAAGCAGGTGGAAGCGGTGTGGGACGCCTACATCGCCGGCCTGACTGCGCGCCATGCCGCCGGCCAGCCACTGCGCCACGTCAAGGCGGTGGCCAGCTTCTTCCTGTCGCGCGTCGACAGCCTGCTCGATCCGCAACTGCCGGCCGCGCTGCAGGGCAAGGCGGCGATCGCGCTGGCCAAGGCGGCCTACCGGCACTACCTGCAGCGTTTCCACGGTGCCGAATTCGTCGCGCTGCACGCCGCCGGCGCGCGGCCGCAGTTCCTGCTGTGGGCGTCCACCGGCACCAAGAACAAGGCCTACTCCGACGTGCTGTACGTGGAAAGCCTGATCGGCGCCGACACCGTCAACACCGTGCCGGACGCCACGCTGGCGCTGTTCCGCGACCACGGCCACGCCGCCGCCACGCTGGCCACTGACGGCGACGCGGCGCTGGCAACGTTGGCCGCGGCGCAGGCGGCCGGCATCGACTTCGACGCCGTCGGCGAGCAGTTGCAGCGGGACGGCCTCGCGCTGTTCGAGCAGGCATTTGCCGAGCTGCTGCAGCTCACCGCCTGA